TTCAACGCCGGCATGATCGGCCCGGTCATCGCGCAGTTCGGCAGCAAGGAGCTCAAGGACCGCTTCCTCCCGCCGACCGCGTCGCTCGACATCTGGTGGGCCCAGGGCTTCTCCGAGCCCGACGCCGGCTCCGACCTCGCCGGCCTGCGCACCACCGCGGTCCGTGACGGCGACGACTACGTGATCAACGGGCAGAAGACCTGGACCACGCTCGGTCAGTACGCCGACTGGATCTTCGTGCTCGCCCGCACCGATCCCGACGCCCGCAAGCAGGCCGGCATCTCGATGTTCCTGGTCGAGATGAGCACGCCCGGCGTCGAGCTGCGGCCGATCGTGCTGGTCGACGGGCACCACGAGGTCAACGAGGTGTTCTTCACCGACGTGCGCGTGCCGGCCGACCAGATGGTCGGCGAGGAGAACTCCGGCTGGTCGCAGGCCAAGTTCCTGCTCGGCAACGAGCGGGTCGGCGTCGCCCCGGTGTGGGCGATCAAGCGCCGCCTGGCCGACCTCAAGGCCCACGCCGCCACGGTCGCGACCGTCGACGGCACGGTGCTGGAGGACCCGCTGGTCGCGGCCCGCATCGCCGAGCTCGAGGCCGACATCATGGCGCTCGAGCTGACCGTGCTCCGCGTCGCGGCCAACTCCAAGGACGGCCGGCCCGACCCGGCCTCCTCGATCCTCAAGCTGCGCGGCAGCGAGCTCGAGCAGGCCGTGTTCTCCCTCGGCGTCGACGTCGCCGGCGCGATGGCCTCGGCCTGGGAGCCGGCCGACGAGTTCGTGCCCCCGGCCGACGGGTCCGACGAGGTCGGCGGCATCCCCGAGTGGGCGACCCACGCGATGCCCTACTACCTCAACTTCCGCAAGGCCTCGATCTACGGCGGGTCCAACGAGGTCCAGCGCCAGATCATCGCCACCGGCATCCTCGGCCTCCGCGGCTGACCGACCCGCCGACGACCCGCGACGACCCGCGACGACCCGCGACCACACAGACTCCGGAGACACACCATGGACTTCACCCCCACCGCCGAGCAGAAGGCCCTGCGGGACGCCGTGCGCGACCTGCTGGGCCGCCGCGAGCCCTCCACGGCGGTCGGCCGTCCCCGCCTCGACCCCGAGCTGTGGGGTGCCCTCGCCGAGATGGGCGTCCTCTCGCTGGCCTGGGAGGTCGCCGACGACGACGAGCCCGCTGCCGGTGCGGTGGAGGTCTCGCTGGCCGCCGCCGAGCTCGGTCGCGCGCACGCGGTCACGCCGTACGCCGAGAGCGTGACGGCCGCCCACGTGCTCGCCGCGACCGAGGAGGGTCGCGCCGTGCGCGAGGACCTCGGCACGGGCGAGGCCGTCGTCATCCCCGTCCTCACCGAGCCCAACCGGGCCTGGGGCGCGCCCCCGACCGTGACCGCCAAGGAGTCCGGCGACGGCTGGGAGCTGACCGGCACCAAGGGCCCGGTCGCCTACCCCGAGGCCGCGACCCACGTCGTCGTGACCGCCGACCAGGGGGTCTTCCTGGTGGCGTCGCCGACGGTCGAGGGCTCGGTGCTCGTGCTCGACGCCACCCCGGCGACGCTGCTCACCGACGACCCGGCGCTGCTGGTCCACGCGGTCGCGCAGGGCACCCTCGCGGCGTGCGCCGAGCAGCTGGGCGCGCTGGAGCAGGCGCTGGCGATGACGGTCGACTACCTCAAGAGCCGCAAGCAGTTCGGCGTCCCGCTGATGAGCTTCCAGACGCTGACCCAGCGCGCCGCGGTGATGTACACCCACCAGGAGCTCGCCCGCTCCGCGGTGCAGTACGCCGCGCTGGTGCTGGCCGACGCGACCGCGGCCGACGACGGCGTCGACGTGGCCGCGACCGTGGCGCGCGCCAAGGCCGTGGTCGGCAAGGCCGCGACCCTGGTCGGTGAGGAGGCGGTGCAGCTGCACGGCGGCATCGCGGTCACCCAGGAGTACGCCGTCGGGCACCTGCTCTCCCGGCTGGTCACCCTCGAGCACCTCTACGGCGACACCCGCAGCCAGCTGTCCCGCCTGGGCCGCTCGATCGCCGACCACGACGTCGTCCGCGTGCTGTAGATCGGAGTGACGGTCGCTCATCTCCCGTCGTACCACCGCAGGAGCGACCACAGCACCGCACCAGTCCCGCCAGGGTTGGCAGCCCGCACCCGGGGGCAAGTAACCCGCGACACGTTGTCGCGGTTACCCCTTTACTGCAACACCGTGTCGCACTAACCTCGAGCACCTGGCCGTGCCCGGCCAGGCTCAGCCGTCCACGACGAGGTGACGACATGACCGCAGCCCCCAGCCGCCCGGCCACCCGCTCCCCGCGCGCCGCACGACGTACGCCGCGCCCGGCCCGCTCGCTGCCCGGCAACACGCGCGCGCCCCAGGTGGCGTCCTACGAGGAGACGCTGCGCACCCTGTCCGAGGCGTCCGTGCACCAGCACTTCGACGCGTTCAAGGACATCGACTGGGACCACCCCGACTTCGCGATCCGCCGCGACGACCCGCGCTGGGTGCTGCCCGAGGCCGACGTGCTCGGCCGCCATCCCTGGTACAAGGCGCTCCCGCTCGAGCGTCAGATCGAGATCGGGATCTACCGCCAGGCCAACATCTGCAAGGTCGGGCTGCAGTTCGAGCAGATCCTGATCGCCGGGCTCATGCAGCACGCGTTCCACCTGCCCAACGGGTCGCCGGAGTTCCGCTACTCCACCCACGAGGCGACCGAGGAGTGCCACCACACGCAGATGTTCCAGGAGTTCGTGAACCGCTCCGGCGTCGACGCCCCCGGCGGCCCGCGCTGGTTCCGTGCGGTCGCGCCGTTCCTGCCGCTCGTCGCCCGCCCCCTCAAGGCGGCGTTCTTCGCCGGCATCCTGGCCGGCGAGGAGCCGATCGACCACGTGCAGAAGACCGTGCTGCGCGGCGGCGGCGAGATGCACCCGCTCATCCGGCGGATCATGCAGATCCACGTCGCCGAGGAGGCCCGTCACATCGGGTTCGCCCACATGTACCTCGAGCAGGTCGTCCCCCGGATGAACCGCGCCCAGAAGCTCGGGCTCTCGGTCGCCTACCCGGTCGTGATGCGGGTGCTGTGCGACGCGATCCTCGTGCCCCACAAGCAGATGGTCGAGGACATGGGCATCCCCCAGCACGTCGTCGACGAGCTCTGGTGGGACTCAGAGGAGTCGCAGGAGATGCTGCGCGACCTGTTCGGCGACGTCCGCACGCTCGCCCACGAGCTCGGCCTGATGAACCCAGTCAGCCGCCGGGTCTGGCGCGCGATGCGCATCGACGGACGCCCCTCGAGGTTCCGCAGCGAGCCGGCGGCCGCGTCGGCGAGCCGCGCCGCCTGACCCGCCATGCCGTACGTCGTCACCCAGTCCTGCTGCGCCGACGCCTCCTGCGTCGTCGCCTGCCCGGTCAACTGCATCCACCCCGCCCCCGGGGAGCCCGGCTTCGCCGAGGCCGAGCAGCTGTACGTCGACCCGGAGTCCTGCGTGGACTGCGGCGCCTGCACCACGGCCTGCCCGGTCGGGGCGCTCGTGCCGCACACGCTGCTGACGCCCGAGCAGGAGCCGTTCCTGGCGACCAACCGCGACTACTACACGGTCCACCCGCACTCCGACCGCGCACCGCTGGCGATCGTCGCGCCGCAGCGCCGGTTGCGGCGGCCCGGTCCGTTCCGGGTCGCGGTCGTCGGGGCGGGACCGGCCGGGCTCTACACCGCCGACGAGCTGCTCAAGCACCCCGAGATCAGCGTCGACGTGCTCGACCGGCTGCTCACGCCGTACGGCCTGGTGCGCGCGGGGGTCGCACCGGACCACCAGCACACCAAGCAGGTCACGGACCTGTTCGCCGCGATCGAGGAGCAGCCCGGCTTCCGCTACCGGCTGGGCGTCGACGTCGGGCGGACCATGTCTCATGACGACCTGAGGGCGCAGTACGACGCCGTCGTCCACGCCGTCGGTGCGTCCGGGGCGAAGCGTCTCGGCATCGAGGGCGAGGACCTGCCCGGCTCGGTCTCGGCGACGGAGCTGACCGGGTGGTACAACGGCCGCCCCGAGTGCCAGGACCTGCTCGTGCCGCTCGACCGCGAGCGAGCCGTCGTGGTGGGCACCGGCAACGTCGCGCTCGACGTGGCCCGCCTGCTCACGATCGACCCCGACGAGCTGGCGACCACGAGCATCGCCCGGCTCCCCGAGACCGCGCTCGGCCGCAGCGCCGTGCGGGAGGTGGTCGTGCTG
This genomic window from Nocardioides marmoribigeumensis contains:
- a CDS encoding acyl-CoA dehydrogenase family protein, whose translation is MQRRLSDEDREFQARMREIMTTKVPQEVRDKVRLGRLLGKDDIRAAHRALHAEGVAVPSWPEEYGGCGWTPLQKAIWNTEMQLAYVPPPLAFNAGMIGPVIAQFGSKELKDRFLPPTASLDIWWAQGFSEPDAGSDLAGLRTTAVRDGDDYVINGQKTWTTLGQYADWIFVLARTDPDARKQAGISMFLVEMSTPGVELRPIVLVDGHHEVNEVFFTDVRVPADQMVGEENSGWSQAKFLLGNERVGVAPVWAIKRRLADLKAHAATVATVDGTVLEDPLVAARIAELEADIMALELTVLRVAANSKDGRPDPASSILKLRGSELEQAVFSLGVDVAGAMASAWEPADEFVPPADGSDEVGGIPEWATHAMPYYLNFRKASIYGGSNEVQRQIIATGILGLRG
- a CDS encoding acyl-CoA dehydrogenase family protein; protein product: MDFTPTAEQKALRDAVRDLLGRREPSTAVGRPRLDPELWGALAEMGVLSLAWEVADDDEPAAGAVEVSLAAAELGRAHAVTPYAESVTAAHVLAATEEGRAVREDLGTGEAVVIPVLTEPNRAWGAPPTVTAKESGDGWELTGTKGPVAYPEAATHVVVTADQGVFLVASPTVEGSVLVLDATPATLLTDDPALLVHAVAQGTLAACAEQLGALEQALAMTVDYLKSRKQFGVPLMSFQTLTQRAAVMYTHQELARSAVQYAALVLADATAADDGVDVAATVARAKAVVGKAATLVGEEAVQLHGGIAVTQEYAVGHLLSRLVTLEHLYGDTRSQLSRLGRSIADHDVVRVL
- a CDS encoding AurF N-oxygenase family protein, translating into MTAAPSRPATRSPRAARRTPRPARSLPGNTRAPQVASYEETLRTLSEASVHQHFDAFKDIDWDHPDFAIRRDDPRWVLPEADVLGRHPWYKALPLERQIEIGIYRQANICKVGLQFEQILIAGLMQHAFHLPNGSPEFRYSTHEATEECHHTQMFQEFVNRSGVDAPGGPRWFRAVAPFLPLVARPLKAAFFAGILAGEEPIDHVQKTVLRGGGEMHPLIRRIMQIHVAEEARHIGFAHMYLEQVVPRMNRAQKLGLSVAYPVVMRVLCDAILVPHKQMVEDMGIPQHVVDELWWDSEESQEMLRDLFGDVRTLAHELGLMNPVSRRVWRAMRIDGRPSRFRSEPAAASASRAA
- a CDS encoding FAD-dependent oxidoreductase, with the protein product MPYVVTQSCCADASCVVACPVNCIHPAPGEPGFAEAEQLYVDPESCVDCGACTTACPVGALVPHTLLTPEQEPFLATNRDYYTVHPHSDRAPLAIVAPQRRLRRPGPFRVAVVGAGPAGLYTADELLKHPEISVDVLDRLLTPYGLVRAGVAPDHQHTKQVTDLFAAIEEQPGFRYRLGVDVGRTMSHDDLRAQYDAVVHAVGASGAKRLGIEGEDLPGSVSATELTGWYNGRPECQDLLVPLDRERAVVVGTGNVALDVARLLTIDPDELATTSIARLPETALGRSAVREVVVLGRRGPEHAAFTVPELIGLRGLVARGALRVVVDTGGRPLDPADPKSALLADLAELSRVGDRPPRTLVVRFHTTPTRVLGTERVEGLEVTRDGVSEVLAAGLVVRSVGFKGAPVPGLPFDDATGTVPHEAGRVEPGTYVVGWIKRGPRGFIGTNKSDAAETVSAILDDLDAGLPAPDAVPGPLPGVIGLEGWRAIDAEERRRGAAQGRTRATIVDLDELRRIAEEAEHRTPATRPTRRPALRRRRS